Proteins encoded together in one Bacteroidales bacterium window:
- a CDS encoding cytochrome c, producing the protein MNKTLSVLILFVISLQGCDRDKNNPGYDYFPDMFYSSAYTTYEPNPNFKDSMTLQPYVKGTISREAEIYPYERSDEGIAKAASLKNPLLPDSLVLNRGKQVYTNVCLQCHGETGDGKGHLFTSGKYPFPPANLISPKIVNRTDGQIYHVITVGFGIMEPHGLIVRPDDRWKVVLYVRSLQANASQSQTNQ; encoded by the coding sequence ATGAATAAAACTCTATCTGTGCTGATTTTATTTGTAATCAGCCTTCAGGGCTGCGACAGGGATAAGAACAACCCGGGGTATGATTATTTCCCGGATATGTTTTATTCCAGCGCCTATACAACCTATGAGCCCAATCCGAATTTTAAGGACAGCATGACTCTGCAGCCTTATGTAAAAGGAACTATTTCAAGGGAAGCTGAAATTTATCCCTATGAAAGAAGTGATGAAGGAATTGCAAAAGCGGCTTCGTTGAAGAATCCATTATTACCTGATTCGCTAGTTTTAAACAGGGGCAAGCAGGTTTATACAAATGTTTGCCTTCAATGTCACGGAGAAACCGGGGACGGAAAAGGACACCTTTTTACATCGGGAAAATATCCATTTCCCCCTGCCAACCTTATAAGCCCGAAGATTGTTAATAGAACTGACGGCCAGATTTACCATGTAATCACGGTAGGATTCGGCATTATGGAACCTCATGGCCTTATAGTCCGCCCCGACGACCGTTGGAAAGTCGTGCTTTATGTTAGAAGTCTGCAGGCTAACGCATCACAGAGTCAAACGAATCAGTAA
- a CDS encoding SCO family protein produces the protein MHKNNYSSLFIGLLLTYCFTANSAEVKDSAAIRDPNVEIGIVEHLNEYIPDNIELTDEHGKLVNLKSLINKPTIINFVYFECPMLCTPLMNGLSEVIDKTDLKPDKDYQVLTIGFNTAEPLSLAIQKKANYVKNMKTKEAAEGWKFFIADSVNIKRATEATGFRYKKAGNVFLHSATLIFVSPEGKITRYLNGTYFLPFEYKMAIIEASKGQAGPTINKLLQYCYGYDSQAQRYVLDVTKVGGGLILLILVGIVLWLILRPHRNSVKQQVTQ, from the coding sequence ATGCATAAAAATAATTACAGCAGTTTATTCATCGGACTCTTACTTACATATTGTTTTACTGCTAATAGTGCCGAAGTTAAAGACTCAGCCGCTATAAGGGATCCGAATGTTGAGATCGGAATCGTTGAGCATCTTAACGAATATATACCGGACAACATTGAACTCACGGATGAACACGGAAAGCTTGTTAATCTGAAAAGTCTGATCAACAAGCCCACTATAATAAACTTTGTCTATTTTGAATGTCCGATGCTCTGTACGCCTTTAATGAACGGGCTTTCAGAAGTAATTGACAAAACGGATCTGAAACCTGACAAAGATTACCAGGTGCTTACAATCGGTTTTAACACTGCAGAACCTTTATCACTTGCCATTCAAAAAAAGGCAAATTATGTGAAAAACATGAAGACAAAGGAGGCTGCAGAAGGATGGAAGTTTTTCATTGCGGACAGTGTAAATATCAAGCGTGCCACTGAAGCGACGGGATTCCGTTACAAAAAGGCCGGTAACGTATTCCTTCATTCAGCCACACTTATTTTTGTAAGTCCCGAAGGCAAAATCACCCGCTATCTCAATGGTACATATTTCCTGCCATTTGAGTATAAAATGGCAATTATTGAAGCATCAAAAGGCCAGGCGGGACCCACGATCAATAAATTGTTGCAGTACTGTTACGGTTATGATTCTCAGGCACAAAGGTATGTGCTTGATGTCACCAAAGTAGGAGGAGGATTGATCCTTCTGATCCTTGTTGGAATCGTTTTATGGCTTATATTAAGGCCACACAGGAATAGTGTAAAACAACAGGTAACCCAGTAG
- a CDS encoding cbb3-type cytochrome c oxidase subunit I, producing MNQESVSYLKYQGKHKGILAWILSTDHKRIGLLYLYSIMSFFIIGALLGLLMKLELIAPGKTIMNAATYNAFFTLHGITMIFLVVIPGVPAIFGNFFLPIMIGAKDVAFPRLNLLSWWLYILGAAIALTSQFLGDGPPDTGWTFYAPYSLRIPTNVVSAVLGAFVLGFSSILTGINFITTIHRMKAPGMKWMKMPLFPWSLYATGWIQIVATPIIGITLLMIVAERIFKIGFFDPSLGGDPILYQHLFWIYSHPAVYIMILPAMGVISEIIPTFARKTVFGYQAIVISSFGIAFLGYFVWGHHMFAAGMSAASMWFFSFLTFLVAIPSAIKVFNWVATLYKGSINVQTPLYWALAFIFVFMIGGLTGLFQGSLAVDVHLTDTMFIVGHFHFIVFGGTGYAFMAGMHYWFPKMFGRQYDKSWANTGFLIFFMGFLALYFTMFILGMNGEPRRSADYLPQFHGGNIVSSLGAIVMIFGLAIIIINLIRSARHGEPAPADPWGGKTLEWTVPSPPPLENFEEIPEITHGPYDYK from the coding sequence ATGAACCAGGAGTCAGTCAGTTATTTAAAATACCAGGGTAAACATAAGGGAATTCTGGCGTGGATCTTATCCACAGATCATAAAAGAATAGGCCTTCTTTACCTTTACAGTATCATGTCATTTTTCATCATAGGGGCTCTGCTCGGACTCCTGATGAAACTTGAACTTATAGCACCGGGAAAGACAATTATGAATGCAGCCACTTACAATGCATTCTTTACGCTTCACGGTATCACCATGATATTTCTTGTTGTAATTCCGGGTGTGCCGGCAATTTTCGGAAATTTCTTTTTACCTATCATGATTGGAGCAAAGGATGTTGCCTTTCCCCGACTCAATTTATTATCGTGGTGGCTTTATATCCTGGGTGCGGCAATAGCGCTTACCTCACAATTCCTTGGTGATGGTCCCCCGGATACGGGATGGACATTTTATGCACCTTACAGCCTGAGGATACCTACGAATGTTGTATCGGCTGTTCTGGGCGCCTTTGTACTCGGATTTTCCTCTATACTTACCGGTATAAACTTTATTACAACCATACATCGTATGAAAGCGCCTGGCATGAAATGGATGAAAATGCCACTTTTCCCATGGTCACTTTATGCGACAGGATGGATCCAGATTGTAGCTACGCCGATTATTGGCATTACTCTCCTTATGATTGTGGCAGAAAGAATTTTCAAGATCGGCTTCTTTGATCCTTCACTGGGTGGTGACCCGATACTATACCAGCATTTATTCTGGATTTATTCGCACCCGGCAGTTTATATCATGATTCTTCCGGCTATGGGAGTAATATCTGAAATCATACCCACATTTGCTCGTAAAACAGTGTTCGGATACCAGGCGATTGTGATTTCTTCCTTTGGAATCGCCTTCCTGGGATATTTTGTTTGGGGTCATCATATGTTTGCAGCAGGGATGAGCGCTGCATCCATGTGGTTCTTCTCATTTCTCACTTTTCTGGTTGCTATCCCAAGCGCCATTAAAGTATTCAACTGGGTCGCCACATTGTATAAGGGTTCAATAAACGTTCAGACGCCCCTATACTGGGCATTGGCATTTATCTTTGTTTTTATGATCGGCGGATTGACTGGTCTTTTCCAGGGTTCGCTGGCCGTTGATGTCCATCTTACGGACACCATGTTTATAGTCGGCCATTTTCATTTCATCGTTTTCGGTGGTACAGGGTATGCTTTCATGGCCGGAATGCATTACTGGTTTCCGAAGATGTTCGGACGGCAATATGATAAAAGCTGGGCAAATACCGGCTTCCTCATATTTTTTATGGGTTTCCTTGCCCTCTATTTCACCATGTTCATCCTCGGAATGAATGGTGAACCCAGGAGATCAGCTGACTATCTGCCCCAGTTCCACGGAGGAAACATTGTTTCATCACTGGGAGCCATTGTAATGATTTTCGGACTGGCTATCATAATTATCAACCTCATTCGTTCAGCCCGTCATGGTGAACCTGCACCGGCAGACCCATGGGGTGGTAAGACACTGGAATGGACTGTTCCCTCGCCTCCCCCGCTCGAGAATTTTGAGGAAATACCGGAAATAACACATGGCCCTTACGATTACAAATAA
- a CDS encoding cytochrome c oxidase subunit 3 family protein, whose amino-acid sequence MPDFNNQIEHALTLEHRDDDASRIGMWLFIFTELILFSGLFLVYSVYRYKYSEGFHIAAQELNVTIGTINSIILLFSGLTMVLAYAANKKGNKKLTLMLLFATMILGIVFLINKYFEWHIKFEHGLYPGSGELVSLSHGDIMFFGLYFFMTGLHALHLIVGLSFIGVVIKRTSSGRIHSENYSLLENCSLYWHMVDLIWIFLFPIFYLIN is encoded by the coding sequence ATGCCGGACTTTAATAACCAGATTGAACACGCATTAACCCTGGAGCATCGGGATGATGATGCATCCCGGATAGGAATGTGGCTGTTTATTTTCACAGAACTCATTCTGTTTTCAGGTTTGTTTTTGGTTTACTCCGTTTACAGGTATAAATACAGCGAAGGATTTCACATTGCTGCACAGGAACTGAATGTTACCATTGGCACAATTAATTCCATTATCCTTTTATTCAGTGGTTTAACAATGGTGCTGGCTTATGCGGCAAACAAAAAAGGCAACAAAAAACTCACTTTGATGCTGCTTTTTGCTACCATGATCCTTGGTATTGTGTTTCTTATCAACAAGTACTTTGAATGGCATATAAAATTTGAACATGGTTTATACCCGGGATCAGGCGAGCTGGTTTCTCTGAGCCACGGCGATATCATGTTTTTCGGCCTGTATTTTTTTATGACTGGTTTGCACGCACTCCACCTGATTGTGGGATTATCTTTCATCGGAGTGGTTATCAAGAGAACATCCTCCGGTCGGATTCATTCAGAAAATTACTCATTGCTTGAAAATTGCAGCCTTTACTGGCATATGGTCGACCTGATCTGGATATTCCTGTTTCCTATTTTCTATCTAATAAACTGA
- a CDS encoding cytochrome C oxidase subunit IV family protein, with translation MPESRENHGNVHDSAVQTTKKESGYNLYIFTFVGLSILTLIAVALTQIRISPAVTVGLVLLIATIQASIVLFYNMHLKFHDKVLIIFVGIIFTLIFLTIIITLVDYIYR, from the coding sequence ATGCCTGAAAGCAGAGAAAATCATGGGAACGTGCACGACAGTGCAGTTCAGACAACGAAGAAAGAGTCAGGTTACAACCTGTATATTTTCACATTTGTAGGCCTTTCAATACTTACTCTTATTGCAGTTGCCCTTACACAAATAAGGATTTCACCGGCCGTAACGGTAGGGCTTGTCCTGCTGATTGCCACCATACAGGCATCCATTGTTCTTTTTTACAACATGCACCTGAAGTTTCATGATAAGGTGCTTATCATTTTTGTAGGGATTATATTTACATTAATATTTTTAACCATTATAATAACCCTGGTGGACTATATCTACCGATAA
- the coxB gene encoding cytochrome c oxidase subunit II, whose translation MFTGVSNFTNSVDRTTMFIFAVAMFFLVGISVVMIYFVIRYNKKRNPKSEHIEGNLKLELVWTLIPLIIVMVMFFYGWSDWKMLKSPPKDAFKISSTARMWSWSFQYPNGKVTDTLFVPLDKPVIVNVTSADVIHSMFIPAFRIKQDMVPGSNNFLWFIGQKEGSYEIFCAEYCGLQHSYMATAVNVMPQAAFDKWYNDSTLVVPGGKTAAIGSAGLNIMRKNGCIACHSIDGSTIVGPSFKGIFGEKTTVLVDGKEQQVTVDQNYVHESLMEPNVKIVKGFRPGLMQSYKGIITEDEIKQIVEYLQTLKK comes from the coding sequence ATGTTTACAGGCGTTTCAAATTTCACAAACAGTGTCGACAGAACAACCATGTTCATCTTTGCTGTAGCTATGTTCTTCCTTGTGGGTATCAGTGTGGTCATGATTTATTTTGTGATCCGCTACAACAAAAAACGTAATCCCAAATCGGAACACATTGAAGGCAACCTCAAACTTGAATTGGTTTGGACTCTCATTCCACTGATTATAGTCATGGTTATGTTCTTCTATGGATGGAGCGATTGGAAAATGCTGAAATCACCGCCTAAGGACGCCTTTAAAATTTCGAGCACCGCAAGGATGTGGAGCTGGTCATTCCAGTATCCGAACGGGAAAGTAACCGATACACTTTTTGTTCCTCTCGACAAACCTGTGATAGTAAATGTAACGTCGGCCGATGTGATTCATAGTATGTTCATTCCTGCCTTCCGTATTAAACAGGACATGGTTCCGGGAAGCAATAATTTCCTTTGGTTTATCGGACAAAAAGAAGGGAGCTATGAAATTTTCTGCGCTGAATATTGCGGATTGCAGCATTCGTATATGGCCACTGCAGTGAATGTTATGCCCCAGGCAGCATTTGATAAATGGTACAATGACTCCACCCTTGTGGTTCCGGGCGGAAAAACCGCTGCAATCGGTTCTGCAGGTCTGAATATCATGCGGAAAAACGGATGCATTGCATGTCACTCTATCGACGGCTCAACTATTGTAGGACCTTCGTTTAAAGGAATTTTCGGTGAAAAAACAACGGTTCTTGTGGATGGAAAAGAACAGCAGGTGACAGTTGATCAAAATTATGTTCATGAATCCCTGATGGAACCGAATGTCAAAATCGTGAAAGGTTTCCGGCCCGGTTTAATGCAATCGTATAAAGGCATAATCACAGAGGACGAAATCAAACAGATTGTGGAGTACCTTCAAACGCTGAAAAAGTGA
- a CDS encoding protoheme IX farnesyltransferase, producing the protein MKEVYAISNGFIQTVSFKRFQFKRFHSNDFSSNGFIQTVSVQKISVQKMKQLLKLTRINMSTAIAFSAVTGYVFKAKGLHPEVLAVFAGVLLLAGSATALNQYQEREQDALMSRTKNRPIPSGDMKPSTALVYALIMGLAGIILLYFLSTPLTAALGLFNILWYNGVYTPLKRKTGFVVIVGAVTGAIPPMMGWTAAGGRLSDKGILLMAAFFFLWQIPHFLLLLLRYKEDYKRAGFRSATNTLNDNQIKSITFAWILGTSLITLFFPFFGIVSGIGLIALMIILNILMVGYFYRSVFNRNLTFNIGSAFGSLYIYQLSVLAILMVQALK; encoded by the coding sequence TTGAAAGAAGTTTATGCGATTTCAAACGGTTTCATTCAAACGGTTTCATTCAAACGGTTTCAGTTCAAACGGTTTCATTCAAACGATTTCAGTTCAAACGGTTTCATTCAAACGGTTTCAGTTCAAAAGATTTCAGTTCAAAAGATGAAGCAATTACTAAAATTAACACGCATCAATATGTCAACCGCCATTGCTTTTTCAGCAGTGACGGGATATGTATTTAAAGCAAAAGGCCTGCATCCGGAAGTACTTGCTGTTTTTGCGGGTGTACTTTTACTTGCCGGTTCAGCTACAGCATTAAACCAGTACCAGGAAAGAGAACAGGATGCTTTGATGAGCCGTACAAAAAACAGGCCTATTCCGTCAGGAGACATGAAGCCTTCAACAGCACTTGTTTATGCTTTGATTATGGGACTTGCAGGAATCATCCTGCTATATTTTCTTTCAACGCCGCTTACTGCAGCCCTCGGTCTTTTTAACATCCTATGGTATAACGGGGTTTATACACCATTAAAGCGCAAAACTGGCTTTGTAGTAATAGTCGGGGCTGTAACCGGAGCCATTCCTCCCATGATGGGCTGGACTGCGGCTGGAGGTAGATTATCCGACAAGGGAATCCTGTTAATGGCTGCTTTCTTTTTCTTGTGGCAGATACCGCATTTTCTGCTGCTGCTGCTCAGGTATAAGGAAGACTATAAAAGAGCAGGATTCAGATCCGCTACCAATACTTTGAATGACAACCAGATCAAATCGATAACTTTTGCATGGATACTTGGTACATCCCTGATTACACTCTTCTTCCCGTTTTTCGGCATAGTTTCCGGAATAGGACTGATCGCATTAATGATTATTCTGAATATCCTCATGGTCGGATATTTCTACCGTTCAGTTTTCAATCGGAATCTTACATTTAATATTGGAAGTGCTTTTGGTTCACTCTATATCTACCAGCTTTCGGTGCTTGCGATTTTAATGGTTCAAGCTCTGAAGTAG
- the ccsA gene encoding cytochrome c biogenesis protein CcsA: MEVFIKRLTGLLFSSRLMVILILLFAISIATATFIENDFGSATARSVVYNAWWFNALLFLGIINLAGTILVSKLYRKEKLSIFLFHFAFLLILTGAAITRFIGFEGMMHIRSGEQSNTIVSSNNYLILKADSKGKSATALKQVHFSKLTDNKYKVDLRLNNQKISAKILKVIPNAIENMVYDPSGKPMIQLVFSGMQGRQTVVVAESQPKQIGELLFTMNDSANSKGVDIRSDTSGLFIRIPVSAMVMNMRSQKSDSLLAHKYYPLQLKSLYNLSGLMLVPDNFISSASVSLSSGTGNESKSFPDAVFLQLMAGGSTKEFRYFSVRDAVNKPAEIAMKDIHVSISVGAREVQIPFALRLNQFIIERYPGSESPSWFESRITLSDAVRGIQRPERVYMNNILKYGGYRFYQSSYDTDEKGTIFSVNHDLAGTIVTYAGYLLLAIGILFSLFNKGSRFQKLSVQLESMRGKLPLIILLFFFASGISAIAGDNIPDSVRINAGDAAKFGKLLIQDPAGRIKPVNTLSSELLRKVSRTTEFMGQTPDQVLLGMLVYPTYWQEIPMIRVSHPEIKKVLNVSGNLVSFTDFFDLRLENVPYKLSRFVNAAYQKKPAARSTFDTEIIRLDERVNLCYQLYSGSFLRLFPKPGDPGSTWYSPATVGGHFNGNDSVFVSSIVPLYLQSLSASTSSSNKIPPDEALTAIHNFQARYGSQIMPSPFRIRLEVLYNRLNIFDKLSNAYGLIGLLLLIVHFILIFRPSVKLQSLLRIFTWIVLFLFLTHFTGLISRWIISGHAPWSNGYESLIYIAFATVLAGLIFSRKSSITLAITSLLAWLILFVAHLNWMDPQITNLVPVLKSYWLLIHVAVITASYGFLAMGAMLAFLNLILMISQTSGNYNNTSRMISEFSIVIEMTLIIGLYLLTIGTFLGGVWANESWGRYWGWDPKETWALVSVLIYAFVAHMRLVPGLKGNYLFNLFSVLSFSSIIMTYFGVNYYLSGMHSYAKGDPLPVPSFVYYTLAIIGLVAILAWENQRRMKVMFEKEFEKSSKKSLKKKFEGSLKEV; the protein is encoded by the coding sequence ATGGAAGTATTCATCAAAAGACTGACCGGTTTGCTATTTTCAAGCCGACTAATGGTAATTTTAATCCTGCTGTTTGCGATTTCAATTGCCACCGCCACCTTTATTGAAAACGACTTTGGCAGTGCCACAGCCAGGTCAGTAGTTTATAACGCATGGTGGTTTAATGCCCTTCTTTTTCTGGGAATTATCAATCTTGCCGGAACCATTCTCGTCAGTAAACTTTACCGAAAGGAAAAATTATCAATCTTTCTTTTTCACTTTGCCTTTTTGTTAATCCTTACCGGCGCTGCAATTACGAGGTTTATAGGATTTGAAGGGATGATGCATATCCGGTCGGGTGAACAATCCAATACTATTGTAAGCAGCAATAACTACCTTATTTTAAAGGCTGATTCAAAAGGTAAAAGTGCAACTGCACTGAAGCAGGTGCATTTTTCAAAGTTAACCGACAATAAATACAAAGTAGACCTCCGGCTGAACAATCAGAAAATATCGGCGAAGATCCTTAAGGTTATTCCGAACGCCATCGAAAACATGGTGTATGATCCGTCAGGAAAACCTATGATTCAGCTTGTGTTTTCAGGAATGCAGGGACGACAGACTGTTGTTGTCGCGGAAAGTCAGCCTAAACAAATAGGTGAACTTCTTTTTACAATGAACGACTCAGCCAACAGTAAAGGAGTCGATATCAGGTCGGACACAAGCGGCTTATTCATACGCATTCCGGTTTCTGCCATGGTTATGAATATGAGGAGCCAAAAATCGGATAGCCTTTTAGCACATAAATATTATCCGCTGCAATTAAAATCACTTTATAATCTTTCCGGTTTAATGCTGGTTCCTGATAATTTCATCTCCTCTGCTTCCGTTTCGCTTTCATCAGGCACGGGTAACGAATCCAAATCCTTTCCTGATGCAGTTTTTCTGCAGCTTATGGCCGGTGGTTCAACAAAAGAGTTCCGATATTTTTCAGTTCGTGATGCAGTGAATAAGCCTGCTGAAATAGCCATGAAAGATATCCATGTAAGTATTTCAGTCGGTGCAAGAGAAGTCCAGATTCCATTTGCACTCAGACTTAATCAGTTCATTATTGAAAGGTATCCGGGTTCCGAAAGCCCGTCATGGTTTGAAAGCCGGATAACCTTGTCCGACGCAGTAAGGGGAATTCAGCGGCCTGAAAGGGTTTACATGAATAATATATTGAAGTATGGCGGATACAGGTTTTACCAGTCATCTTATGATACTGATGAAAAAGGGACAATTTTTTCAGTCAATCATGACCTGGCCGGAACTATAGTGACCTATGCAGGATACCTTTTGCTTGCCATCGGCATCCTGTTCAGCCTTTTCAATAAAGGAAGCCGTTTTCAGAAGTTGTCGGTTCAGCTCGAGTCCATGAGGGGAAAGCTACCTTTGATTATCCTTTTGTTTTTCTTTGCGTCAGGTATTTCAGCCATTGCGGGTGACAACATTCCGGATAGTGTGAGAATTAACGCCGGTGATGCGGCAAAATTCGGGAAACTGCTTATTCAGGATCCGGCAGGACGAATAAAACCGGTTAATACATTGAGCTCGGAGTTGCTGAGAAAAGTAAGCAGAACCACTGAATTTATGGGTCAGACGCCCGACCAGGTTTTATTGGGAATGCTTGTTTATCCAACCTACTGGCAGGAAATCCCTATGATACGGGTTAGCCATCCTGAAATAAAAAAAGTGCTGAATGTTTCCGGGAACCTGGTTTCATTTACCGATTTCTTTGATCTGAGACTCGAAAATGTTCCTTATAAGCTGAGCAGGTTCGTTAATGCTGCCTATCAGAAAAAACCTGCCGCACGGTCTACTTTTGATACTGAAATTATTCGCCTCGATGAAAGGGTGAATCTTTGTTACCAGTTATACAGCGGAAGCTTTTTAAGGCTGTTTCCGAAACCCGGAGATCCGGGATCAACTTGGTACTCTCCCGCCACAGTAGGCGGACATTTCAATGGCAATGATTCCGTATTTGTATCTTCCATTGTTCCCCTTTACCTGCAATCTCTTTCCGCAAGTACTTCATCATCAAACAAAATTCCACCTGATGAAGCATTAACGGCTATTCATAATTTCCAGGCACGCTATGGTTCGCAGATCATGCCATCACCATTTCGTATTCGGCTTGAAGTGCTGTATAACCGCCTGAATATATTTGATAAGTTAAGCAATGCCTATGGATTAATCGGTTTACTTCTGCTGATCGTGCATTTTATACTGATTTTCAGGCCTTCGGTAAAACTTCAGTCATTGCTCAGGATTTTCACCTGGATAGTCCTGTTTCTGTTTTTAACTCATTTTACGGGACTTATTTCCCGTTGGATCATCTCTGGTCATGCCCCCTGGAGTAATGGCTACGAATCGCTTATTTACATCGCATTTGCCACCGTATTAGCCGGGCTTATATTTTCAAGGAAATCATCCATAACACTTGCAATTACTTCTTTACTTGCCTGGCTTATCCTGTTTGTGGCACATCTCAACTGGATGGATCCGCAGATAACGAATCTTGTTCCGGTGCTTAAGTCTTACTGGCTTCTGATCCATGTTGCCGTTATTACAGCAAGTTACGGTTTTCTGGCCATGGGTGCAATGCTTGCATTTCTGAATCTCATTCTGATGATCTCACAGACATCAGGAAATTATAACAACACCTCAAGGATGATAAGCGAATTTTCAATTGTAATAGAAATGACGCTCATTATTGGATTATATTTGTTAACGATCGGCACATTTCTGGGAGGAGTCTGGGCAAATGAATCATGGGGCCGATACTGGGGTTGGGATCCGAAAGAAACATGGGCGCTTGTATCGGTTCTGATCTATGCATTTGTTGCCCATATGAGGTTGGTGCCCGGATTAAAGGGAAATTATCTCTTTAACTTGTTTTCGGTATTGTCCTTCAGTTCAATTATAATGACCTATTTCGGTGTGAATTATTACCTGTCAGGCATGCACTCTTATGCAAAAGGAGATCCGCTGCCGGTTCCGTCTTTTGTTTATTATACCCTGGCAATAATAGGTCTTGTGGCAATCCTGGCATGGGAGAACCAGAGAAGGATGAAAGTAATGTTTGAAAAAGAGTTTGAAAAAAGTTCAAAAAAGAGTTTGAAGAAGAAGTTTGAAGGGAGTTTGAAAGAAGTTTGA